From Pagrus major chromosome 18, Pma_NU_1.0, a single genomic window includes:
- the pmt gene encoding phosphoethanolamine methyltransferase isoform X2, whose protein sequence is MRVRKNMTEFWKEHSRGATVEEMMLDSRARELTQQELPEILSMLPSLTGCRVLELGAGIGRFTSHLLTKAGHVTAVDFMDSFVEKNRQENGHHSNATFIQADVTKLDIPQNSIDIIFSNWLLMYLSDEELKAFIEKMLGWLRPGGFLFFRESCNHRSGDSKRDFNPTCYRTDAQYSHLVQAVQAEGPEGGQKSGFDIVLKKKVKAYIEMKNNPNQICWLLEKVPRSSDTENGFNTFQQFLDNQQYTNRGILRYEKMFGAGYVSTGGPSTTKEFVDLLNLKPGQKVLDVGCGIGGGDFYMAESFGVEVLGLDLSENMVNIAMDRAISEKLPSVQFEVADATKRTFPEGSFDVIYSRDTILHIDDKLALFKRFHSWLKPGGRLLISDYCCGEKPWTPVFEAYVKQRGYILYTPSQYGKFIEEAGFCNVRAEDRTAQFIQVIETELQRAEAIKEEFIEEFSEEDYFAIVNGWRAKLGRSNSGDQRWGLFYATRD, encoded by the exons TTCgtaaaaacatgacagagtTTTGGAAGGAGCACTCGAGGGGCGCCACAGTGGAGGAGATGATGCTGGACTCTCGAGCCAGGGAGCTGACCCAGCAGGAGCTGCCGGAGATCCTGTCCATGCTGCCCTCCCTGACTGGATGCAGAGTGCTGGAACTGGGAGCCGGCATCGG TCGTTTCACCAGTCACCTTCTGACCAAGGCGGGCCATGTGACGGCCGTGGACTTCATGGACAGCTTTGTGGAGAAGAACAGGCAGGAAAACGGTCACCACAGCAACGCTACCTTCATCCAAGCTGACGTCACAAAGCTGGATATCCCTCAAAACAG TATTGACATCATCTTCTCCAACTGGCTGCTGATGTACCTGAGTGACGAGGAGCTGAAGGCCTTCATAGAGAAGATGCTGGGCTGGCTGCGGCCCGGtggctttcttttcttcagaGAGTCCTGCAACCACCGATCAG GTGACTCCAAGAGGGACTTCAACCCCACCTGCTACCGCACTGATGCACAGTACAGCCACCTGGTACAAGCAGTACAAGCCGAGGGTCCAGAAGGGGGCCAAAAGTCTGGTTTCGACATTGTGTTGAAAAAGAAAGTTAAGGCCTACATTGAG atgaaaaATAATCCAAATCAGATCTGCTGGCTGCTGGAGAAGGTACCTCGCTCCTCAGATACCGAAAATGGATTCAACACCTTCCAGCAGTTCCTGGACAACCAGCAGTACACCAACCGTGGGATCCTGCGCTACGAGAAGATGTTTGGGGCGGGTTACGTCAGCACAGGCGGGCCCAGCACCACCAAG GAGTTTGTGGACCTGCTGAACCTGAAGCCAGGACAGAAGGTTCTAGATGTTGGCTGTGGCATCGGTGGAGGAGACTTCTACATGGCAGAG TCCTTTGGAGTGGAGGTGCTCGGCCTGGACCTGTCAGAAAACATGGTGAACATCGCCATGGACAGAGCGATCTCTGAGAAGCTGCCATCA GTCCAGTTTGAGGTGGCTGATGCCACTAAGAGGACGTTCCCAGAAGGATCCTTCGATGTGATCTACAGCAGAGACACAATCCTGCACATAGACGACAAACTGGCCCTCTTCAAACGCTTCCAT TCGTGGTTAAAGCCAGGTGGTCGGTTGCTCATCAGTGACTACTGCTGCGGGGAGAAGCCCTGGACGCCGGTGTTCGAGGCCTACGTCAAACAGAGAGGATACATCCTCTATACACCCTCACAGTATGGCAag TTCATTGAAGAAGCTGGTTTCTGCAATGTTCGTGCAGAAGACCGCACAGCCCAGTTCATCCAGGTGATtgagacagagctgcagagagcagaggcCATCAAGGAGGAATTCATTGAG GAATTCTCTGAAGAGGACTATTTTGCGATCGTTAATGGATGGAGAGCAAAACTGGGACGCTCCAACAGTGGAGACCAAAGATGGGGACTGTTTTATGCAACGAGGGATTGA
- the pmt gene encoding phosphoethanolamine methyltransferase isoform X1, whose translation MEKVRKNMTEFWKEHSRGATVEEMMLDSRARELTQQELPEILSMLPSLTGCRVLELGAGIGRFTSHLLTKAGHVTAVDFMDSFVEKNRQENGHHSNATFIQADVTKLDIPQNSIDIIFSNWLLMYLSDEELKAFIEKMLGWLRPGGFLFFRESCNHRSGDSKRDFNPTCYRTDAQYSHLVQAVQAEGPEGGQKSGFDIVLKKKVKAYIEMKNNPNQICWLLEKVPRSSDTENGFNTFQQFLDNQQYTNRGILRYEKMFGAGYVSTGGPSTTKEFVDLLNLKPGQKVLDVGCGIGGGDFYMAESFGVEVLGLDLSENMVNIAMDRAISEKLPSVQFEVADATKRTFPEGSFDVIYSRDTILHIDDKLALFKRFHSWLKPGGRLLISDYCCGEKPWTPVFEAYVKQRGYILYTPSQYGKFIEEAGFCNVRAEDRTAQFIQVIETELQRAEAIKEEFIEEFSEEDYFAIVNGWRAKLGRSNSGDQRWGLFYATRD comes from the exons TTCgtaaaaacatgacagagtTTTGGAAGGAGCACTCGAGGGGCGCCACAGTGGAGGAGATGATGCTGGACTCTCGAGCCAGGGAGCTGACCCAGCAGGAGCTGCCGGAGATCCTGTCCATGCTGCCCTCCCTGACTGGATGCAGAGTGCTGGAACTGGGAGCCGGCATCGG TCGTTTCACCAGTCACCTTCTGACCAAGGCGGGCCATGTGACGGCCGTGGACTTCATGGACAGCTTTGTGGAGAAGAACAGGCAGGAAAACGGTCACCACAGCAACGCTACCTTCATCCAAGCTGACGTCACAAAGCTGGATATCCCTCAAAACAG TATTGACATCATCTTCTCCAACTGGCTGCTGATGTACCTGAGTGACGAGGAGCTGAAGGCCTTCATAGAGAAGATGCTGGGCTGGCTGCGGCCCGGtggctttcttttcttcagaGAGTCCTGCAACCACCGATCAG GTGACTCCAAGAGGGACTTCAACCCCACCTGCTACCGCACTGATGCACAGTACAGCCACCTGGTACAAGCAGTACAAGCCGAGGGTCCAGAAGGGGGCCAAAAGTCTGGTTTCGACATTGTGTTGAAAAAGAAAGTTAAGGCCTACATTGAG atgaaaaATAATCCAAATCAGATCTGCTGGCTGCTGGAGAAGGTACCTCGCTCCTCAGATACCGAAAATGGATTCAACACCTTCCAGCAGTTCCTGGACAACCAGCAGTACACCAACCGTGGGATCCTGCGCTACGAGAAGATGTTTGGGGCGGGTTACGTCAGCACAGGCGGGCCCAGCACCACCAAG GAGTTTGTGGACCTGCTGAACCTGAAGCCAGGACAGAAGGTTCTAGATGTTGGCTGTGGCATCGGTGGAGGAGACTTCTACATGGCAGAG TCCTTTGGAGTGGAGGTGCTCGGCCTGGACCTGTCAGAAAACATGGTGAACATCGCCATGGACAGAGCGATCTCTGAGAAGCTGCCATCA GTCCAGTTTGAGGTGGCTGATGCCACTAAGAGGACGTTCCCAGAAGGATCCTTCGATGTGATCTACAGCAGAGACACAATCCTGCACATAGACGACAAACTGGCCCTCTTCAAACGCTTCCAT TCGTGGTTAAAGCCAGGTGGTCGGTTGCTCATCAGTGACTACTGCTGCGGGGAGAAGCCCTGGACGCCGGTGTTCGAGGCCTACGTCAAACAGAGAGGATACATCCTCTATACACCCTCACAGTATGGCAag TTCATTGAAGAAGCTGGTTTCTGCAATGTTCGTGCAGAAGACCGCACAGCCCAGTTCATCCAGGTGATtgagacagagctgcagagagcagaggcCATCAAGGAGGAATTCATTGAG GAATTCTCTGAAGAGGACTATTTTGCGATCGTTAATGGATGGAGAGCAAAACTGGGACGCTCCAACAGTGGAGACCAAAGATGGGGACTGTTTTATGCAACGAGGGATTGA
- the LOC141013352 gene encoding MORC family CW-type zinc finger protein 3: protein MARLSEHGIRLSSMSPSFLNSNSTSHTWPFSAVAELIDNASDPGVSAKQIWIDVVEEAGQRCLTFTDNGSGMTPNKLHKMLSFGFTEKGSGKASQHAIGVYGNGFKSGSMRLGRDALIFTKNGGCQTVGMLSQTYLENIKAQAVIVPIVPFNQQTKSLVTTEDSEASLAAILTNSIITTQEQIHAHFDSIPSKKGTKILIWNIRRAKDGNPEIDFDTDTTDFRLPSIQIEELRKGLRSSGSLRAEQNIPDMHYSLRAYLSILYLKPRTQIILRGKKNLPRLVSKRLKHVEHDVYKPHFSKEKVKVTFGMTLKNKDHYGIMMYHKNRLIKAYEKVGCQQKSSGQRVGVGVIGVIECNFLKPAHNKQDFEYTKEYRLTLGALGLKLNDYWREVTEKKAREREFQALDRDNSEDDLDDVEAPLWLQCEECLKWRSVPADHYDEVPESWNCSQNPNPRYRTCSSPEEAEDSEELLTPSYQKNHKKQEQPKSRKRERSLEVCVFQDQVAKHQILSRSASEPSQLTHTVRSADQCHAEENNADQTNTDDPGDYYTDTHANDDARTQNAVSAEATHTRRDSTGRDAAIKDAIPGQEENESSGPRREDAERNKKKVRNMESMARERESAPTLSLKRKPGSLFYCVKKKPCLWEVRQPASENMAGENNPGEQKDIPETPSSEKTKQDSSSRAEKQADTAQRVLTNLTWTHSLTSTQTVKVSPLSRTEGPRSRPPPPQGSDREANVQKLAGLEKEAQRLRRLLGLEITKATRGTMTTAEGGPATTASREVGCQTDEAESSTSSIEEVPAQGQRAVCGPKEQPEQDIPSKDKTETHSEACEDSRSPQESLLGIRNNVVVLLTALLPHLDLGGISMETTDVDSVLQQIIEVNSLKL, encoded by the exons ATGGCGAGGCTAAGCGAGCATGGGATCCGTCTCAGTTCC ATGAGTCCTTCCTTCCTGAACAGCAACTCCACCAGTCACACCTGGCCCTTCAGCGCGGTGGCGGAGTTAATAG ACAATGCATCAGATCCTGGTGTATCCGCTAAACAGATCTGGATAGATGTAGTCGAGGAAGCCGGTCAACGCTGTCTGACGTTCACTGATAACGGCAGCGGCATGACCCCCAACAAGCTGCACAAGATGCTCAG CTTTGGTTTCACAGAAAAGGGTTCAGGTAAGGCCAGTCAGCACGCCATCGGCGTGTACGGCAACGGTTTCAAGTCCGGCTCCATGCGTCTGGGCCGCGACGCGCTCATCTTCACCAAGAACGGCGGCTGCCAGACTGTGGGGATGTTGTCTCAGACCTACCTGGAAAACATCAAGGCCCAGGCCGTCATCGTCCCCATCGTCCCCTTCAACCAACAAACCA AGTCTCTGGTGACGACTGAGGACTCGGAGGCCAGCCTGGCAGCCATCCTCACAAACTCCATCATCACCACCCAGGAGCAGATACATGCACACTTTGACTCCATACCCTCCAAAAAAGGCACCAAGATATTAATCTGGAACATCCGCAG GGCCAAAGATGGCAATCCAGAGATCGATTTTGATACCGACACGACTGACTTCCGCTTACCCTCGATTCAGATCGAGGAGCTGAGGAAGGGTCTGAGGAGCAGCGGATCCCTGAGAGCTGAACAGAACATCCCAGACATGCACTACAGTCTCAGG GCCTACCTCAGCATCTTGTACCTGAAGCCGAGGACACAGATCATTCTGAGGGGGAAGAAGAATCTGCCGAGACTGGTGTCGAAGAGGCTGAAGCACGTTGAGCATGACGTGTACAAACCCCACTTCAGT AAAGAGAAGGTGAAGGTGACCTTTGGAATGACCCTGAAAAACAAAGACCACTATGGCATCATGATGTACCACAAGAACCGACTCATTAAAGCCTACGAGAAAGTGGGCTGCCAGCAGAAG TCCTCAGGTCAACGGGTTGGAGTCGGCGTCATCGGTGTCATCGAGTGCAACTTCCTCAAGCCTGCTCACAACAAGCAAGACTTTGAATACACCAAAGAATACAG ACTCACCCTCGGCGCTCTGGGCCTTAAACTCAACGACTACTGGAGAGAGGTGACAGAGAAGAAGGCCAGAGAGCGAGAGTTTCAGGCTCTGGACAGAGACAACAGCGAGGACGATCTTGACGATGTCGA GGCTCCCCTGTGGTTACAGTGTGAAGAATGCCTGAAGTGGCGAAGCGTCCCTGCAGATCATTACGACGAGGTTCCTGAGAGCTGGAACTGCAGCCAGAACCCCAATCCACGTTACAG AACCTGTTCGTCACCAGAGGAAGCAGAAGACAGCGAGGAACTGTTGACACCCAGCTACCAGAAGAACCACAAGAAGCA AGAACAGCCCAAAAGCAGAAAACGAGAGCGATCCCTGGAG gtgtgtgtgttccaggACCAAGTGGCTAAACATCAAATCCTCTCGCGCAGTGCATCAGAGCCGAGCCAGCTCACGCACACAGTCAGGTCAGCAGATCAATGCCACGCAGAGGAAAACAATGCCGatcagacaaacacagatgaCCCGGGAGATTACTATACAGACACGCATGCAAATGATGATGCACGCACACAAAATGCAGTCTCAGCTGAAGCTACGCACACGCGACGGGACTCGACCGGAAGAGACGCAGCCATTAAAGACGCAATACCAGGACAGGAGGAAAATGAGTCAAGCGGCCCCAGGCGTGAAGatgcagagagaaacaaaaagaaagtcagaaacATGGAGTCGAtggcgagagagagggagagcgcgCCCACATTAAG CCTCAAAAGGAAGCCAGGATCATTATTTTACTGCGTGAAAAAGAAGCCGTGCCTTTGGGAGGTGCGACAACCTGCCTCGGAAAATATGGCAGGAGAGAACAATCCTGGGGAACAAAAAGATATACCTGAAACACCGTCCTCGGAGAAGACCAAGCAGGACAGCAGCAGCCGAGCAGAGAAACAAGCTGACACGGCGCAGCGAGTCCTCACCAACCTCACCTGGACCCACTCGCTCACCTCCACCCAGACTGTGAAGGTGTCTCCGCTGAGTCGAACAGAAGGGCCGCGGAGCAGACCGCCGCCCCCGCAGGGCAGCGACCGGGAAGCTAATGTGCAGAAGCTGGCCGGGTTGGAGAAAGAGGCCCAGAGGCTAAGGAGGCTTCTAGGTCTGGAAATCACAAAGGCAACTCGAGGCACGATGACGACTGCAGAAGGAGGGCCGGCAACCACGGCCAGCAGAGAGGTCGGCTGCCAGACGGACGAGGCTGAG AGCTCCACTTCATCCATCGAGGAGGTGCCGGCCCAGGGTCAGAGAGCTGTATGTGGACCGAAGGAGCAGCCTGAGCAGGACATACCCAGTAAGGACAAGACAGAAACTCACAGCGAGGCCTGTGAAGACAGCAG ATCGCCACAGGAGAGTCTGCTCGGCATCCGCAACAACGTGGTGGTGCTTCTCACGGCCCTCCTGCCCCATCTGGACCTGGGTGGCATCAGTATGGAGACCACCGATGTGGACAGCGTCCTGCAGCAGATCATAGAGGTCAACTCACTGAAACTATGA